TCGAACACCAGCAGGAAAGTGCGCTGGCAAGCGATCATGCGCTCGCCCTGCTGCGCCAGCTGCTTTATAGCGGGATGACGGTGGATGATGTCATCCAGGAATATGATATCGATGAAACCACCGTTGTCTCGCTGCTTGCCCGCCTCGATCGTCTGAAACTGATCGAACTGCTCCCCGGCAACCGGGTGCGTATTCGCGGACCCCGTCACATCGACTGGAAGCCGGGTGGCCCGATGCGCCACGAGATTGAAAACGATCTGCGCAAACAGTTCATGACTTTGGATTTCGCCAATTCGGAACAGTACTTCGGTTACGAACCGGCCCGTCTTTCTGAATCGTCTGTGCAACAGATCGAACAGCAGATGCGGCAGCTTGTGCGCAAGATCCGCGTTCTCCACCAGGTGGACCAGCACCTGCGGCCGGATCAGAAACAATGGTACACTGTCCTTGTGGCCAAACGGGAAACCAACTGGAGCTTCCGCCGGGCGAAGATGCACCGCAGCACCTTTGCGGACGAATCGCA
This genomic window from Caenibius tardaugens NBRC 16725 contains:
- a CDS encoding helix-turn-helix domain-containing protein, whose product is MALLNAGEKTEDAIIASGIEHESNPRPSDVSQERSRNAAMQHSQSKLLKTILKQEIRNRGLRYRDIAEHLGVSVMTVKRHLNSDRVPIEALEEISACLGLSLIELVEIAKANDGRNQLDLEHQQESALASDHALALLRQLLYSGMTVDDVIQEYDIDETTVVSLLARLDRLKLIELLPGNRVRIRGPRHIDWKPGGPMRHEIENDLRKQFMTLDFANSEQYFGYEPARLSESSVQQIEQQMRQLVRKIRVLHQVDQHLRPDQKQWYTVLVAKRETNWSFRRAKMHRSTFADESQIA